Proteins from a genomic interval of Chroococcidiopsis thermalis PCC 7203:
- the argH gene encoding argininosuccinate lyase → MNTHLPKSAATNQTWSQRFETALHPAIARFNASIGFDIELIEYDLTGSIAHAQMLAHTGIITQEEAQQLVSGLEQIRQEYRNGQFTPGIEAEDVHFAVERRLTEIVGDAGKKLHTARSRNDQVGTDIRLYLRHRIQEIQAQIEQMQTVLLDLAEQNIETLIPGYTHLQRAQPLSLAHHLLAYFEMLQRDKERLGDVYKRVNISPLGSGALAGTTFPIDRHYTAKLLEFDGVYANSLDGVSDRDFAIEFLAAASIIMVHLSRLSEEVILWASEEFSFVKLKDSCATGSSIMPQKKNPDVPELVRGKTGRVCGHLQALLVLMKGLPLAYNKDLQEDKEALFDAVRTVRASLEAMTILFAEGLEFRTPRLAQAVAEDFSNATDVADYLATKGVPFREAYNLVGKVVKTCIATGKLLKDLTLAEWQELHPAFDTDIYQAIAPHQVVAARNSYGGTGFEQVRKALATAREKMQQS, encoded by the coding sequence TTGAATACGCACCTCCCGAAATCAGCAGCAACCAACCAAACTTGGAGTCAGCGATTTGAAACGGCTTTGCATCCCGCGATCGCCCGTTTTAACGCTAGCATTGGCTTTGACATCGAATTGATTGAATACGACCTGACAGGTTCGATCGCTCATGCTCAAATGCTGGCGCATACAGGTATTATTACCCAAGAGGAAGCGCAACAACTGGTATCGGGTTTAGAACAAATTCGCCAAGAATATCGTAACGGACAGTTTACGCCTGGAATTGAAGCAGAGGACGTGCATTTTGCGGTAGAACGACGCTTGACAGAAATTGTAGGCGATGCGGGGAAAAAACTGCATACAGCGCGATCGCGCAACGATCAAGTCGGTACGGACATTCGCCTTTACCTGCGTCACCGAATTCAAGAAATTCAAGCTCAAATTGAGCAAATGCAAACGGTTTTGCTCGATTTAGCAGAACAGAATATAGAAACGCTGATTCCTGGCTATACTCACTTACAACGCGCTCAGCCTCTAAGTTTAGCTCACCATTTGCTAGCATATTTCGAGATGCTACAACGGGATAAAGAAAGACTTGGTGATGTCTATAAGCGAGTGAATATTTCTCCTTTAGGTAGCGGTGCGTTAGCTGGAACTACCTTCCCTATCGATCGCCATTACACGGCGAAATTATTAGAATTTGATGGAGTTTATGCTAACAGCTTAGATGGTGTAAGCGATCGCGATTTTGCCATAGAATTCTTAGCAGCAGCAAGCATCATTATGGTGCATTTGTCGCGACTATCTGAAGAAGTAATTTTGTGGGCATCAGAAGAATTTAGTTTTGTCAAACTCAAAGATAGCTGCGCGACTGGTTCTAGTATCATGCCGCAAAAGAAAAACCCTGACGTGCCGGAATTAGTACGGGGTAAAACTGGGAGAGTTTGCGGACATTTACAGGCATTATTGGTACTGATGAAAGGTTTACCTTTAGCTTACAATAAGGATTTACAAGAAGATAAAGAAGCGTTATTTGATGCCGTTCGTACCGTTAGAGCAAGTCTGGAAGCAATGACAATTTTGTTTGCTGAAGGATTGGAGTTTCGGACTCCGCGCCTCGCTCAAGCAGTAGCAGAAGACTTTTCTAATGCTACAGATGTCGCCGATTATTTAGCTACAAAAGGCGTACCATTTCGAGAAGCTTATAACTTGGTAGGTAAGGTCGTCAAAACCTGTATCGCCACAGGCAAACTTTTAAAGGATTTAACTTTAGCAGAATGGCAAGAATTACATCCAGCATTTGATACTGATATATACCAGGCGATCGCTCCTCATCAAGTCGTTGCTGCCCGTAATAGTTACGGAGGTACGGGATTCGAGCAAGTACGAAAAGCATTAGCAACAGCACGAGAGAAAATGCAGCAGTCGTAG
- a CDS encoding helix-turn-helix transcriptional regulator, with product MKTESQNQNIRTRRAIVKLLKQEGAMDAAALASHFGISAMAVRQHLYALQKEQLVTYQEEQRAMGRPAKLWQLTPAADRFFPHGYAELTLSLINSVTEAFGSEGLERLLEIRTRQQIEAYREQIHTTSSIQQRLETLANLRTDEGYMADVESLSDGSFLLIENHCPICAAATACTGLCSQELEVFQSTLGEDVAIARTEHLIAGGRRCVYRIKQM from the coding sequence ATGAAAACCGAGTCACAAAATCAAAACATTCGTACAAGACGAGCGATTGTTAAGCTACTAAAACAAGAGGGGGCAATGGATGCGGCGGCGCTTGCCTCTCATTTTGGCATCTCAGCAATGGCAGTGCGTCAACATTTATATGCATTACAAAAAGAGCAACTAGTTACCTATCAGGAAGAACAACGGGCGATGGGTCGTCCGGCAAAATTGTGGCAACTCACACCCGCAGCAGACCGCTTTTTCCCGCACGGATATGCCGAGTTAACGTTGAGTTTAATCAATTCAGTCACAGAAGCTTTTGGATCGGAGGGATTAGAACGGTTGCTAGAAATTAGAACTCGCCAACAAATTGAGGCATATCGAGAGCAGATTCATACCACTAGCAGTATTCAGCAGCGGCTAGAAACCCTAGCGAACCTACGCACCGACGAGGGGTACATGGCAGACGTTGAATCTCTCTCAGACGGCTCATTTCTCTTAATTGAAAATCACTGTCCGATCTGCGCCGCCGCCACAGCTTGCACGGGACTGTGCAGCCAAGAACTAGAAGTCTTTCAATCGACTCTAGGTGAAGACGTGGCGATCGCCCGTACCGAACATTTAATTGCAGGCGGACGGCGTTGTGTATATCGAATCAAACAAATGTAG
- a CDS encoding 4-hydroxy-3-methylbut-2-enyl diphosphate reductase gives MDTKAFKRSLQHSENYHRKGFGHEAEVSGMLQSEYQSNLVQQIRDNGYTLQQGDVTIRLAEAFGFCWGVERAVAMAYETRQHFPTQRIWITNEIIHNPSVNQRLQEMQVGFIPVIAGVKDFSVVESGDVAILPAFGASVQEMQLLQEKNCKIVDTTCPWVAKVWNTVEKHKKSEYTSIIHGKYNHEETIATSSFANKYLVVLNMAQAEYVCNYILNGGNRDEFMAKFSRACSAGFNPDTDLEKVGIANQTTMLKSETEQIGKLFERTMMRKYGPDTLNQHFISFNTICDATQERQDAMFQLVEEKLDLMVVIGGFNSSNTTHLQEIAIEHQIPSYHIDSANRIGTANQIEHRLLSGEIVATENWLPSGKITVGITSGASTPDKVVADVVEKIFALKM, from the coding sequence ATGGATACGAAAGCTTTTAAACGATCGCTCCAACACTCGGAAAACTACCATCGTAAAGGGTTCGGTCATGAAGCTGAAGTTTCTGGGATGTTGCAGTCGGAATATCAAAGCAATCTGGTGCAGCAAATCCGAGATAATGGCTATACTCTGCAACAAGGTGACGTAACGATCCGCTTAGCAGAGGCATTTGGTTTTTGCTGGGGGGTAGAACGAGCTGTAGCAATGGCATACGAGACGCGCCAACATTTCCCCACGCAGCGGATCTGGATTACCAACGAAATCATCCACAATCCCTCTGTTAACCAGCGATTGCAGGAAATGCAGGTTGGGTTCATTCCAGTTATTGCCGGAGTCAAAGACTTTTCAGTTGTAGAATCGGGAGATGTGGCGATCCTACCTGCTTTTGGGGCTAGCGTGCAGGAAATGCAGCTGCTTCAAGAGAAAAATTGCAAGATTGTCGATACGACTTGCCCTTGGGTTGCTAAAGTCTGGAATACTGTCGAAAAGCACAAGAAAAGCGAGTATACCTCGATTATTCACGGCAAGTACAATCACGAAGAAACAATTGCCACCAGTTCTTTTGCAAATAAGTATTTAGTCGTGCTAAACATGGCACAAGCCGAATACGTGTGCAATTACATCTTGAATGGTGGTAATCGCGACGAATTTATGGCAAAATTCAGCCGTGCTTGTTCGGCAGGATTCAATCCCGATACAGATCTCGAAAAAGTTGGGATTGCCAACCAAACCACCATGCTCAAAAGCGAAACTGAGCAAATCGGTAAACTATTCGAGCGCACGATGATGCGAAAGTACGGTCCCGATACACTCAACCAACACTTTATCAGCTTTAACACCATCTGCGATGCTACTCAAGAACGGCAAGACGCGATGTTTCAGTTAGTTGAAGAAAAGTTAGACCTGATGGTCGTCATTGGTGGTTTCAACTCTTCTAACACGACTCATTTACAAGAAATCGCGATCGAGCATCAAATTCCCTCGTATCACATCGACAGTGCCAACCGAATCGGTACAGCAAATCAGATCGAGCATCGCTTACTTAGTGGCGAGATTGTCGCTACAGAAAATTGGTTGCCCAGTGGCAAAATTACCGTAGGTATTACCTCTGGTGCTTCCACACCCGATAAAGTTGTGGCTGACGTGGTAGAGAAGATTTTTGCGCTCAAAATGTAG
- a CDS encoding response regulator, whose product MRKILVIDNDAYSLLLISDFLALNNFQVLTADNSRSGLQLARGEQPDLIICELELPEQNGYEILRQLRDEPITASIPIWFLSFEADMATRRRALQQGADGYFHKPVNLNELLLAINNLLSE is encoded by the coding sequence GTGAGGAAAATTCTAGTAATTGATAATGATGCATATTCTCTACTATTAATTTCTGACTTTCTCGCCTTGAATAACTTTCAGGTTTTGACCGCAGATAATAGTCGCTCGGGCTTACAATTAGCCAGAGGAGAACAGCCAGACTTAATTATTTGCGAACTGGAGCTGCCAGAACAAAATGGATACGAAATTTTAAGACAGTTGCGTGATGAACCGATTACAGCTAGTATACCTATTTGGTTTCTTTCATTTGAAGCAGATATGGCAACTCGTCGCCGTGCTTTACAACAAGGGGCTGACGGTTACTTTCATAAACCAGTAAACTTAAACGAATTGCTCTTGGCAATTAACAATCTCTTAAGTGAGTAA
- a CDS encoding aspartate carbamoyltransferase catalytic subunit: protein MIWNRHHILSLEDFTPEEYNTVLQTAASFREVLTRRTKKVPTLQGQVVTNLFFESSTRTRSSFELAAKRLSADTLNFTASTSSLTKGETILDTAKTYLAMGTDMMVIRHREAGVPQAIASEMDRLNVRVGVLNAGDGQHEHPSQALLDLFTICTLLDPDRPRLELLQGKKIAIVGDILHSRVARSNIWSLTASGAEVHLAAPPTLLPQMFGEFVDTRSEERGARSEGDRGNHNQPSTVNCQPNRKLFLHWQIEPALQDADFVMTLRLQRERMAQHLLPSIREYHQLFGITRDRLQLCKPDVKVLHPGPVNRGVEISSDLMDDPQFSLISQQVTSGVAVRMALLYLMGGGKV, encoded by the coding sequence ATGATCTGGAATCGCCATCACATTTTGTCTCTAGAAGATTTTACGCCGGAAGAATACAACACGGTGTTGCAGACCGCTGCAAGTTTTCGAGAGGTGTTGACGCGGCGGACGAAGAAAGTCCCAACCTTACAAGGACAGGTGGTAACGAATTTATTTTTTGAATCTTCGACTCGTACCCGCAGCAGTTTTGAATTAGCAGCCAAACGTTTATCGGCAGATACGCTAAACTTTACCGCCTCTACCTCTTCTTTGACGAAGGGGGAAACAATATTAGACACGGCAAAAACCTACTTGGCAATGGGAACCGATATGATGGTGATCCGCCATCGAGAAGCGGGAGTTCCTCAAGCGATCGCATCTGAAATGGATCGCTTGAATGTCCGCGTCGGAGTCTTGAATGCTGGGGACGGACAGCACGAACATCCTTCTCAAGCTTTACTCGATCTATTTACAATTTGCACTCTGCTCGATCCCGATCGTCCGCGCTTGGAACTGTTACAGGGGAAAAAAATTGCGATCGTCGGGGATATCCTTCATTCACGGGTAGCGCGATCGAATATCTGGAGCTTAACCGCTAGCGGGGCAGAAGTCCACCTTGCTGCACCACCGACATTGTTACCGCAGATGTTTGGGGAGTTCGTTGATACGAGGAGTGAGGAGCGAGGAGCGAGGAGTGAGGGAGATCGGGGAAACCATAATCAACCGTCAACTGTAAACTGTCAGCCAAATCGCAAATTATTTTTACATTGGCAAATCGAACCCGCATTACAAGATGCAGATTTTGTGATGACGCTGCGGTTGCAAAGGGAACGCATGGCGCAGCACCTCTTACCCAGTATTAGAGAGTACCATCAGTTATTTGGAATTACGCGCGATCGCCTACAACTTTGTAAACCTGATGTTAAAGTTTTACACCCAGGTCCTGTCAATCGTGGCGTAGAAATTAGTTCCGATCTGATGGACGATCCCCAGTTCAGTCTAATTTCCCAGCAGGTGACGAGTGGGGTAGCGGTGCGGATGGCGCTGTTATATCTCATGGGTGGTGGTAAGGTTTAG
- a CDS encoding ArsR/SmtB family transcription factor, whose product MKNKDTAQYADIFAALGSEPRLEIMRLLFAAYPEGKTVGEVQAVLNIPNSTLSHHLEKLRHEGLVTSRRDKQFLWYSANAATMEDLLSFLYNGCSIRPQALSTNKAYETAELIHNESIQAGFMFEGFLRSLESFFGSVFHKIALPIGFERFTQQSIQAIILAQYESKRLKHHYIGTEQLLLGIIGEQSGMTTRVLTAMGVNFENTRAEVEKRIGRGTGSPPEIPFTPRARQCLELALTEAREFKHRHIGTEHLLLGILREGQGMAVIVLGNLGVDLQNLEQQLRTEMGN is encoded by the coding sequence ATGAAAAACAAAGATACGGCTCAGTACGCAGATATTTTTGCGGCGCTGGGATCGGAACCTCGGTTGGAAATTATGCGGCTGCTGTTTGCTGCTTATCCAGAAGGGAAAACGGTAGGGGAAGTTCAAGCCGTGCTGAATATTCCTAATTCCACCTTGTCGCACCATTTGGAAAAGTTACGACATGAGGGTTTAGTAACTTCCAGACGCGATAAACAGTTTCTCTGGTATTCAGCCAATGCCGCAACGATGGAAGATTTATTGTCCTTTTTGTACAACGGTTGCAGTATTCGCCCACAGGCTTTATCTACAAATAAGGCTTACGAGACTGCGGAATTAATTCACAATGAATCTATTCAGGCAGGATTTATGTTTGAAGGATTTTTGCGATCGCTAGAAAGTTTTTTCGGCAGTGTCTTTCATAAAATTGCTCTACCTATAGGATTTGAAAGATTTACCCAACAGTCAATTCAAGCGATTATTTTGGCTCAGTACGAATCGAAGCGTTTAAAACATCATTATATCGGTACAGAGCAGTTATTACTCGGTATAATCGGCGAACAAAGTGGAATGACTACAAGAGTTCTGACTGCAATGGGAGTCAATTTTGAGAATACTAGAGCTGAAGTAGAAAAAAGAATTGGTAGAGGCACGGGTTCGCCGCCAGAAATTCCCTTTACCCCAAGGGCAAGACAATGCTTAGAACTCGCCCTAACAGAGGCACGAGAATTCAAACATCGTCATATTGGTACGGAACACTTATTACTAGGAATTCTCCGTGAAGGGCAAGGAATGGCGGTAATAGTGCTGGGAAATTTAGGCGTAGATCTGCAAAATTTGGAACAGCAGTTGAGAACGGAAATGGGCAATTGA
- a CDS encoding GAF domain-containing protein produces MPKTQDPFPQSKNGKANSSNTLGTESHQGDLKKSNTVRPIQQMRSWNLKLKATIAAVVASALPALVVGTTNYLGTQAIHKQVTQAREQNVTELTTTENALQRQLQSQVLETGLIAAWAAAIAFFLVHRAIRPVLDATAVSTKLVNRLSQEDLDARDRVAGQDELVALESNISAIEQQLPKLLWQQEAEAERARILMKIAHQIGESLSEADVLRTTVEEVRKAFKVDRVAIFRCHNDSLWDGTFVEESVASSYPKMLWATIDTNFFQGENIELYRHGRVQAIDNIYQADLPDARIGLLERFAIASQLSAPIIKDNRLYGLLIANQCKQSRSWQHSEIDLIAHVATQVGFALKHADLLEQIDTKAKQAKLSIDITRRIRASLNEEDMLKTTVEEVRKAMKTDRVIVYGFDFNWYGTVIAESVVPGFPKAMWAQIQDPCFAEDYVDKYQQGRINAIEDIYAANLSECYLQQLEPFAVKANLVAPILKDDRLFGLLIAHECAKTRHWQQWEIDLFTQLAAQVGFALDHARLLQRIDAEGSRSQLLAQVTRRIRASLNEEDILKTTVEEARKAIKTDRVLVYGFDADWYGTVIAESVLPGFPKAMWAQIQDPCFAHGYVEKYQQGRVNAIDDIYAADLSECYLQQLEPFAVRANLVAPILKDDRLFGLLIAHECAKPRHWQQWEIDLFTQLATQVGFALDHARLLNQIDRAYQTATATSQEERQQKEGLQRQISELLRSSQTSVKTLSQEAIAQMDSVTLAYDRVQAVAQVTEKIVATVQQTERQVEQAKPTVETGDRVVSQAVDTIVAAQSAIIDVTQKLDRLDRATQKLPRMMETIAQVMYQLQLQTMNIKFAVSRTSNGRGEEFTSMSEKILSSLQQLETEFSQIKLLVANIQAETKEAAIAIDGSEAIFNPQLRAETQQKLDRIVAFSLQMIAFFEQVSQVAANQSEVSTSAERAIVEAASIATKTSAQAMAMAESLTKLAAVTQERSQ; encoded by the coding sequence ATGCCTAAGACTCAAGATCCCTTTCCTCAGTCCAAAAATGGTAAGGCAAATTCTAGTAACACTCTGGGGACAGAATCTCATCAAGGGGACTTGAAGAAAAGTAACACGGTACGACCAATTCAGCAGATGCGATCGTGGAATTTGAAATTGAAAGCAACGATCGCGGCTGTTGTTGCTAGCGCCCTTCCAGCACTAGTAGTTGGTACGACGAATTACTTGGGAACTCAGGCAATTCACAAACAAGTTACTCAAGCCAGAGAGCAAAATGTCACTGAGTTAACCACAACAGAAAATGCCCTGCAACGGCAACTACAATCGCAAGTCCTGGAAACTGGATTAATCGCAGCTTGGGCGGCGGCGATCGCATTTTTTTTAGTGCATCGTGCCATTCGTCCAGTATTAGATGCTACAGCAGTTTCTACTAAATTAGTCAATAGATTGAGTCAAGAAGATCTAGATGCTCGCGATCGCGTTGCTGGTCAAGACGAATTAGTTGCCCTAGAGTCAAATATCAGTGCGATCGAACAACAATTGCCAAAACTGTTATGGCAGCAAGAAGCTGAAGCCGAACGTGCCAGAATCTTGATGAAGATCGCGCACCAGATCGGGGAATCGCTATCGGAAGCAGATGTCCTTAGAACGACTGTAGAAGAAGTCCGTAAAGCCTTTAAAGTCGATCGCGTCGCGATCTTTCGCTGTCATAATGACTCTTTATGGGATGGAACTTTTGTAGAAGAATCGGTAGCATCGAGCTATCCCAAAATGCTGTGGGCGACAATCGATACAAACTTTTTCCAAGGAGAAAACATCGAGTTATATCGCCACGGTCGCGTGCAGGCAATTGATAATATTTATCAAGCGGATCTGCCTGATGCTCGGATTGGACTACTAGAGAGATTCGCGATCGCGTCACAATTGAGCGCTCCAATCATCAAAGACAATCGGCTATATGGCTTATTAATCGCCAATCAGTGTAAGCAGTCACGCTCCTGGCAGCACTCGGAAATCGATTTAATTGCCCATGTAGCAACACAAGTCGGGTTTGCGCTCAAACACGCTGATTTGCTCGAACAAATAGATACGAAAGCCAAGCAAGCCAAGCTATCGATCGATATTACCCGTCGCATTCGAGCTTCGCTCAACGAAGAGGATATGCTTAAAACTACCGTTGAAGAAGTCCGTAAAGCGATGAAAACAGATCGGGTCATCGTTTATGGCTTTGACTTCAATTGGTACGGTACGGTTATCGCTGAATCAGTCGTACCAGGGTTTCCCAAAGCTATGTGGGCGCAAATTCAAGACCCGTGCTTTGCTGAAGATTATGTAGATAAGTATCAGCAGGGTAGGATAAACGCGATCGAAGATATCTATGCTGCTAATTTAAGCGAGTGTTATTTACAACAACTCGAACCATTTGCAGTCAAGGCAAATTTAGTTGCACCCATACTCAAAGACGATCGCTTATTTGGTTTATTGATTGCCCATGAGTGTGCTAAAACCCGTCATTGGCAGCAATGGGAGATCGATTTATTTACCCAGTTAGCCGCTCAAGTCGGATTTGCCCTCGACCATGCTAGGTTGTTACAACGTATCGATGCTGAGGGTTCTCGCAGCCAATTACTCGCACAGGTAACGCGCCGAATTCGAGCCTCGCTCAACGAAGAGGATATTCTCAAAACTACCGTTGAAGAAGCCCGTAAAGCGATAAAAACAGATCGCGTGCTGGTGTATGGTTTTGACGCTGACTGGTACGGTACGGTCATCGCCGAATCGGTCTTACCAGGATTTCCCAAAGCTATGTGGGCGCAAATTCAAGACCCGTGTTTTGCACATGGTTATGTTGAAAAATATCAGCAGGGAAGGGTAAACGCGATCGATGATATCTATGCTGCGGATTTGAGCGAATGCTATTTGCAACAGCTAGAACCGTTTGCCGTCAGAGCGAATTTAGTTGCCCCGATTTTGAAGGACGATCGCTTATTTGGTCTGTTAATCGCTCATGAGTGTGCCAAGCCGCGCCATTGGCAGCAATGGGAGATCGATCTATTTACCCAGTTAGCTACTCAAGTCGGATTTGCCCTCGACCATGCTAGGTTGCTCAACCAAATCGATCGAGCCTATCAAACGGCTACAGCGACATCTCAAGAGGAACGCCAGCAAAAAGAGGGACTTCAGCGTCAGATATCAGAACTGCTGCGAAGTAGCCAAACCTCTGTCAAAACTCTTTCCCAAGAAGCGATCGCTCAAATGGATTCGGTTACACTTGCCTACGATCGCGTCCAGGCTGTGGCTCAAGTCACGGAAAAAATCGTTGCTACCGTTCAACAAACAGAACGGCAGGTTGAGCAAGCCAAGCCAACAGTAGAAACTGGCGATCGGGTTGTCAGTCAAGCTGTAGATACGATTGTTGCTGCCCAATCGGCAATTATAGACGTTACCCAGAAGTTAGATCGCCTCGATCGCGCCACTCAAAAGCTACCGAGGATGATGGAGACGATCGCTCAGGTGATGTATCAACTTCAGTTGCAGACGATGAATATTAAGTTTGCTGTCTCCCGCACTAGCAACGGCAGAGGTGAAGAATTTACTTCTATGTCAGAGAAGATACTCTCTTCACTTCAGCAATTGGAGACAGAATTTAGCCAAATTAAACTTTTGGTTGCCAACATTCAAGCGGAAACAAAAGAAGCCGCGATCGCAATTGACGGTTCGGAAGCAATTTTCAATCCGCAATTAAGGGCAGAAACTCAGCAAAAGCTAGATCGAATTGTTGCCTTCAGCCTACAGATGATTGCCTTTTTTGAACAAGTTTCTCAAGTTGCAGCTAACCAGTCAGAAGTTTCAACTTCAGCCGAGCGAGCTATTGTCGAAGCAGCAAGCATCGCTACCAAAACTTCAGCCCAAGCAATGGCAATGGCAGAGTCTTTAACAAAACTCGCCGCCGTCACTCAAGAGCGATCGCAATAG
- a CDS encoding DevA family ABC transporter ATP-binding protein: MKKEPAIAIHNLNHYYGKGALRKQILFDINLEINPGEITLVTGASGSGKTTLLTLIGCLRSVQEGSLKILGKELFGTSEKQLVKFRRQIGYIFQAHNLLGFLTAKQNVQMSVELNRDLSPSSAEARSTTILQTVGLGHRIDYYPDNLSGGQKQRVAIARALVNHPKIVLADEPTAALDKQSGRDVVELMQSLAKEQGCTILMVTHDNRILDIADRIVDMEDGRLT, from the coding sequence ATGAAAAAAGAACCTGCGATCGCTATCCATAATCTCAATCACTACTACGGTAAAGGGGCGCTTAGAAAACAGATATTATTTGATATTAATTTAGAAATTAACCCTGGAGAAATTACCCTTGTAACTGGAGCATCAGGATCGGGTAAGACGACATTACTAACTTTAATTGGCTGTTTGCGTTCCGTGCAAGAAGGAAGTTTAAAAATTTTAGGCAAAGAACTTTTTGGTACGAGTGAAAAGCAGCTAGTAAAATTTCGTCGGCAAATTGGTTATATCTTTCAAGCTCACAATTTATTAGGATTTTTAACAGCAAAACAAAACGTACAAATGTCAGTGGAATTAAACCGCGATCTATCTCCATCATCTGCTGAGGCTAGATCGACAACTATATTACAGACTGTAGGTTTGGGTCATCGAATTGATTACTATCCAGACAATCTTTCTGGAGGACAAAAACAACGAGTTGCGATCGCGCGTGCTTTGGTAAACCATCCAAAAATCGTCCTAGCAGACGAACCTACAGCCGCATTGGACAAGCAATCGGGACGCGATGTCGTCGAACTCATGCAATCTCTAGCTAAAGAACAAGGATGTACTATTTTGATGGTGACTCACGACAACAGAATTCTCGATATTGCCGATCGCATTGTCGATATGGAAGACGGTCGTTTAACCTAA
- the devC gene encoding ABC transporter permease DevC has protein sequence MRKFIQRKIPLAWLQLTREKPRLLVALAGIAFADILMFMQLAFQQALFDSNVRLHSSLDGEIVLINPQSNAINFLESFSQRRLYQTLALSEVASVHPIYLGLTEWKNPETRALAEVLVIGTNPRDKVFNLPGVQQNIEKIKLPDVVLFDRGSRPEFGAIASEFEQGKKITAEVGGRRIKVGGIAELGASFGSDGNLITSDQNFLRLFKDRKYGLIDLGVIKLKPAANAEIVLEKLRQYLPDDVKVFSKQEFIDYEKDYWARSTPIGFIFTLGTIMGFIVGTVIVYQILYSEVSDHLSEYATLKAMGYTQTYLLLVVFQEALILASLGYVPGFAFAILQYNLARNATLLPIFMTASRAVMVFLLTVLMCFISGFIAVRKLRSADPADIF, from the coding sequence ATGAGAAAATTCATTCAACGCAAAATTCCGTTAGCGTGGTTGCAATTGACTAGGGAAAAGCCTCGGCTGCTAGTTGCACTAGCTGGAATTGCCTTTGCTGATATTCTCATGTTTATGCAACTGGCTTTTCAGCAAGCTTTATTTGATAGTAACGTGCGTTTGCATTCTAGTTTAGATGGCGAAATTGTCTTAATCAACCCTCAATCTAACGCCATCAATTTTTTAGAAAGCTTCTCTCAAAGACGCTTATATCAAACTTTAGCACTTTCAGAAGTTGCATCCGTACATCCTATATATTTAGGCTTGACTGAATGGAAAAACCCCGAGACTAGAGCGCTAGCTGAGGTTTTAGTTATTGGAACTAATCCCAGAGATAAAGTTTTCAATTTACCAGGGGTACAACAAAATATAGAAAAAATTAAATTGCCCGATGTCGTCCTCTTCGATCGCGGTTCTCGACCGGAGTTTGGCGCGATCGCTTCTGAGTTCGAGCAAGGGAAAAAGATTACAGCCGAGGTAGGCGGAAGACGAATTAAGGTAGGAGGAATAGCTGAATTAGGAGCATCTTTTGGTTCTGATGGAAATTTGATTACCAGCGACCAAAATTTTTTGCGCTTATTCAAAGATCGAAAGTATGGCTTAATCGATCTAGGTGTCATTAAATTAAAACCAGCGGCAAATGCTGAGATAGTTTTAGAAAAGCTAAGGCAATATTTACCTGATGATGTCAAAGTTTTTTCTAAACAAGAATTTATCGATTACGAAAAAGACTACTGGGCGCGCAGTACTCCAATTGGCTTTATATTTACCTTGGGAACAATTATGGGTTTCATTGTCGGAACCGTCATCGTTTATCAAATTCTTTATAGTGAAGTTTCCGATCATTTATCTGAATACGCCACTTTGAAAGCAATGGGATATACGCAAACCTATTTATTGTTAGTCGTTTTTCAAGAAGCTTTGATTTTAGCCAGTTTGGGTTATGTACCTGGGTTCGCTTTTGCAATTTTACAATACAATTTAGCTAGAAACGCAACTTTGCTGCCAATTTTTATGACTGCTAGTCGAGCAGTCATGGTATTTCTATTAACGGTTCTCATGTGTTTTATTTCTGGTTTTATTGCGGTGCGTAAACTACGTTCTGCCGACCCAGCAGATATTTTCTAA